Below is a genomic region from Thalassophryne amazonica chromosome 3, fThaAma1.1, whole genome shotgun sequence.
CTCGAGTCAAGATGAGTGGACTCAGGTAACTATCAGCTTCACTATTCTGTGTCTGACAAACATGTCACTGTGGGACTGAATGAAGTCCTGCAGAGTGTTCATCAAACAACTTTACATCAGCTCTGTTACTTTTGCACAGCTTTGAATTGGGTTGTGGATTGTTGGTTTTACATCATCAGTGTGTAAAGAATGAAAAGATGAGCATGTGCGTTTTGATGTGATTCTCACTCAATGTTTTTCTTTCTGAAATGTACTTTATTCTACTGTATGATTTAAAAAATTGAGTACTTCCTTCATGTTTCAGTAACAATAACTTCAGACTCTGAACAAAAGAGAACTTCTTCCCCAAATTAAAATATACACTTTTAACAGACTTCTGACAAACCTACACTGAACTGGATTGGACTCTAAATCACAAGACTATGGACAAAGCTTATTTAACTTAaatttgaaaagtttaaaaactgcAGTGAAAGTGATAATATGAGTAGAATTCATGCTCTTACTGACAATACCACAATTAAAGTACAAACATATGATGTAACTGATTTAATCTGCAGTGAATGACGtctgtatttttatgtttttaagaTGATGTGCTGATCTTCTGTCTGAGGTGAGTAGTTTGTCTTCATGCTCAACAGTCTTGTTCAGAGTGAAATTTATCACATTTCCTTAAAGTCCAACAGGGCCTGGTTGTGTGTGCTTTAAGTTTTCAATATACATTTGATTAAAAGTGGCCATAAGTCTGACTATTTACATCAGCTTTAACATCTTTCATGATTAAATTCTGCATTTACAACAATACAAGTTTTATTATATTTTACCCTCTTTGACATttttgttgtgaaatgtttaaCTATGGAAGCTTTTACAGGTATTATATAATCAAATCTAACAAAAAACACAAAGTAACCATTTATGATGCATTGAAATAATGAGGaatcaacattaaaaaattaagTGGCTGTTAGAATTAATTTTTATGCACTTTTTATGAAAACAATAGACCCACTGTAATAATGTGTAATAGAAAATAATGTATAGCAGTAAGAAGTTCAGTTTGTTTCAAGACATTTCACTTATTTGCCCtgcgacccttgactggagtaagtggttgaagatgtgtgtgtgtgtgtgtgtgtgtgtgtgtgtgtgtgtgtgtgtgtgtgtgtgtgtgtgtgtgtgtgtgtgtgtgtgtgtgtgtgtgtgtgtgtgtgtgtgtgtgtgtgtgtgtgtatttcacttatttgtattgCAGTACTGTGTGGAGTTACTGCACTGTGTTATATTAAAAGGTAACCTCAAACTGAGATATGATACAAGAGAATGTAACTCAAAAACACAGAGACGTCAGCCTCCAAACTGATTTGAGGTTGAAACAATTTGGATGTGATGAGCAGAGAACATGAATATGCCAGTGAAAGAGTGAGAAGAATAAAGGTAAAGCGACAGAAATAGGGGAAGACCAAACTGAGGGAGAATGAATAATAATGGAAGATGAAGCAAAAGGAGCTCATTGGGAAGATTGTGAGCATTAATGTCAGccctcatacaaccccaattccaatgaagttgggatgttgtgtaaaatgtaaataaaaacagaatacaatttgcaaatcctcttcaacctatattcaattgaatacaccacaaagacaagatatttaatgttcaaactgataaactgtattgtttttgtgcaaatatttgctcatgttgaaatggatgcctgcaacacgtttcaaaaaagctgggacagtggtatgtttaccccataccatcacagatgctggcttttgaactttgcgctggtaacaatctggatggtctttgtcctcttttgtctggaggacacaacgtcaatgatttccaaaaacaatttgaaacatggactcatcagaccacagcacacttttccactttgcgtctgtccatttcaaatgagctcaggcccacagAAGGCGGAGGTGTTTCTGgaggttgttgatgtatggctttcactttgcatggtagagttttaacttgtacatgtaagtgtagcgatgaactgtaactgacaatggttttttgagtgtgttcctgagcccacgcagtaagatccttttcacaatgatgtcggtttttaatgcagtgccgcctgagggatcgaaggtcacgggcattcattgttggtttttggccttgccgcttacgtgtagtaagttctccagattctttgaatcttatgattatattatggactgcagctgatggaatccctaaattccttgcaattgaatgttgagaaaccaatgttggaccattttttcatgcagttgttcacaaagtggtgatccacgccccatctttgcttgtgaacggctccttttatacccaagcatgacactcacctgtttacaattaggtgttctttgagcattcatcaactttcccagtcttttgttgccccgtcccaacttttttgaaatgtgttgcaggcatcaaaaatgagcaaatatttgcacaaaaacaacaaagtctattgggttgaacattaaatatattgtctttgtggtgtattcaattgaatataggttgaagaggatttgcaaatcattgtattgtttttatttacagtttacacaatgtcccaacttcagtgaattggggttgtagatgttaGAACAGAATAACCTGTTCTCAGAAACAGAATTTATGAAGCAGCTCTCCAACTTAGTACAAAAATAAAGAGGctgaattaaaaattaaatgaagttcAACAGACTTACTGTGATGCATTGCACAGTCAACCAGTGTATTGCAAAGAAGTGATGTATGACTGATGTTCAAGTGTTTCAAGTTTGTGCAGCATTGCGTGTAATAACAGCTCATGGATGAAAGCTGTTTTTTGTGAAGTTGGGTGAGCAGTTTGTCAATTGTTTTCACCTTAGAATCTTGTGTTTTCTATTTTATTAGACTTTGAAGAAATGAACACGTCATCTGCCAACATCACCGTGGTTACATCGTACCGGGATTCTTTTGTCAAAGCTGTAGCCAAAAATGTGACTGTTGTGATTCTGGCAATCTCCATCATCTACATCAATGCAAATCTCATTCACACCTTCCGAAAACACCAGGtttggtattttcaatgttagtGATGCTAATGTTGGCTATTCTGGGGAAATGTTACTAATTAAACTGAAAATTCTATCACAATGCTTTGTGGTATTTTTTATCGTAATGATAAATAaacgtaagtcaaacctgtttccagtgcacgttggcctccgccagggctgccctttgtcaccggttctgttcattatttttatggacagaatttatagtcgcagccagggtgtagagggggtctggtttgtgaaccacagaatctcgtctctgctgtttgccgacgatgtggttctgttggcttcatcaaatcaggaccttcagcacgcactggggtggtttgcagtcgagtgtgaagcatccgggatgaaaatcagcacctccaaatccgaggccatggttctcaaccggaaaaaggtgctttgccctcttcaggtcggtggagtgtccttgcctcaagtggaggagtttaagtatctcggggtcttgttcaggagtgagggacagatggagcgtgagatcgatagatggatcggtgcagcatctgcagtgatgcggtcgctgtatcggaccgttgtggtgaagagagagctgagtaggggagcaaagctctcgatttactgatcgatctatgttccgatcctcacctatggtcatgagatttggctcatgaccgaaagaacgagattgcgagtacaagcggccgagatgagtttcctccgcagggtggctgggcgctcccttagagataggttgaggagctctgtcactcgggaggagctcggagtcgagccgctgctcctccacatcgaaaggagtcagttgaggtggctcgggcatcttttccgaatgccccctggacgcctcgctggagaggtgttccgggcatgtcccattgggaggaggccccggggaagacccaggacacgctggagggactacatctctcggctggcttgggaacgccttggggtttccccggaggagctgggggaggtgtgtgtggatcgggaggtctaggcggctttgcttgagctgctgccctcgggacccgactccggatgaagcggaagaaaatggatggatggacggatggataaataaacaacaataagAAATAAATGACCATATGAAAACAGTTGTGTTGACTATCCCTCGGTGATGAGGAAGATTGTCTCCTGATCAATTCCCAAACAGGATGGTGGAcacggagatgactgaacaggcccagtctggATGTGCATTGTTTCTAACACATGGTTGCTGTGGGAAGCTTCTgctggtcaggatcttgctctctctccttcctctttctcatCTTCTCCTCTGTATTGTttgtttgcattttattttttaagactTCCACTCCAATGTTGATCATCACTTGCCAGCTGGCACATTCCTTCatgtgttcttcccaggtcttccaatCGATGGAGTACTTGAGGATGTggttcaggaggtccttgtagcatttcttctgcccttCTCTGAAccgttttccttcattcagctgggAGCAGAGATCTGCCTGggaagtcagctgtcatccatcctaaagAGGTGACTCACCCaccgaagctggttcttgatgattgCACACTCAATGTTCTGTAGCTTtgcttcagccaggatgctgacATCGGCACAGTAGTCTTCCCACTTGATGCagaggatactcctcaggcaaAGTTGGTGGAATTGCTTGAGGGTCTTCAGGTAGCACTGGTACatggtccaggtctcagatctgtGCAGCAGGGTTGGCATGGTGATGGCTTTATAGACGAGTTTTGTCTCATGttgaaggtctctgttgttgaaaacattGTTGCGTAACTTGCCGAAGGCAGTTCCTGCACTCTTTAATTTGTGGTTGATcctatcatctatctcagcatgtgatgacacatggctgctcaggtatggaaagtgggtcacATTCTCCAGGACCTGTCCGTGCAGTTTACAGAAGGGAGCTTTGGATTGAACATGTTGGGTGGAGGCTAGTACAGGATCTGAACCTTCTTCGGGTTGATGTGAAGACCATGTTTGACGTAGACATCATAGAAGGTTTCAAGCATTTTCTACAGACCTTGTTCCATAAAGCATGACACATAGCTGTCACTGGCACCCTGCCGGTTAAGAACAGGCCAGGGTTTATACATGCGCCCGCCACGTGTGGACAAATCAGTTGGGCGGGTCGAAGTGCAGTCTGGGTATTTGGATGATTGTTCTCCGCAATTCTTTTTCCCTCGCAGATGTGgcacaaatttttatttatttatctatttatttattggacATTTCGCCTGATTCGGCTTGGCTCCTGCTCATCTGTATTAAGTATGACGGGGCCCTATATTTGTATCTTTCAAAGCTGAGTAGAGTTTTTTTCTGCTCTTAATAAAAAAATAGCTCTTAATAGCAGCTCTTGGCTGACCTGGTCCCTAAATATTGATGTTAGCATCTGCCACTGAAAAACCCATGCAGGTCAATCACAACTCTGTACTTACTCTATATTATCAAATGACAGCCAAGAGTTTAATTTTGGAAAGAAATACTATTAGTCTGTATACTGGTCTACTGGAAAATATATGCTTTGCCAATCTCTTATCAACAGGGAATGTCAGTCTGCTCCTTGTGCTTAGATTTTTCCAGGAGGTTCAAGAAAGAATCTGTCTGGAGTGATCACGAATGGGATGCTTTCAGGGCCATTCCCAACCACCACCAGTGTATGCGATCAGTGGCAGATTATGCCATCAACCTAAAAGTGGTAACAGCTCAGAAGCACAAGAATCCTACTGGATGCCTTTTGTTCAGTCTCTCTGAGATATTGAAGGGTGAACTATATTGTGGagatagcagagaagcttgaatattctctacaagcatcaagacagaagtcagactaccagagcaagaattttagctgtggaagcttctgcgattagaagcgaaacgtccacgcgtcaagcaacccagtcctgttgaagattcaagcttctctactatggaaaccacctggacaactgaaagccaCAGTAATATATTGTGGAGAGGCAGGCACCTTTTGTCCAGATGTGTCCGTTAAGAATTCCAGACTCATCAGTAGCAAGGGACTATACTGGTGAACCAATCTCCTCCCATAAGTCCCTCCCATCTTGTTCTGTCATGCATGTCAGGCATTTCTAGCTGGTTCGCTAGATCATCATGTGCTCTGAACCATGACTTACCAGACTCGAACTTTCACCCAACTTATTTCCAGTAACCACCATTCAGTTTCACCTTTTGTCTGTCCCACGTCAGTTGAGTGTTCTGGGATTCCCATTGTTTTCTCAACATAATGTTTATGATATGCAATACTGTTACTTAAAAATATGAGTTCTATGATAAAAAATAGATGGCTAAAATGCAAGAGTGTTTAATATACATAATTAATTAATTCTGTATTCAGATTAAGAATTAGTGGTGTTTATCTATGATCTACTAAGTGTTCTGAGCGCGATAATGTTAAATCAATTGCTTTTGTCTCCGCCCATGTACCAGGGCAATAGACTGTGTTTTCCTCATTCCACTAAACGCTCTTGATTAGGAAACACCAATGAATTATACTCTATTACATTGATGATACATTGGTATGATCGCTAATACAGCTAACATGTCTGAAGTAACATAGTAACACGTAGAGAGTTTTATGACAACTCAGTTGTGATGTTTGGGTAAATTAGAAAGCACTAAGTATGTTAGCAGTCAAGCCCATGTTCAGTGCACAAGATCAACACGTAGCTGCACCGTGTGTAGCGGGTTCTCTCTTCTGTTTCACATATGAACTTCTGAGGAAGGGTAGTTTGCCAGAAACGTCACATTTTTTCATTAAGAAAGCTTTTTGCATGGGACCGCTGTGGCAGTgcggatgtttttgtttttggtatatTCTTCTTGATCCAGCATgccttttatgtgttttggatgtgcgtgtcttctcTGCGTCACATATGAACTTGCCTAAAACATATTTTACTCTTACGAGGCTGATTAAAGTTTAAAATCTCACATCTTAATactatttttcaatttcaatttattaaagtTTAAATTTCACATCTTAATactatttttcaatttcaatttattttcatttatatagcgccaaatcacaacagaattgcctcaaggcgcttcacacaagtaaggtctaaccttactaagccccagagcaacagtggtaagaaaaaactccctctgaagaagaaacctcaagcagaacagactcaaaggggtgaccctctgcttgggccatgctacaaaacataaattacagatcaattcacaaaatgaacatacagaaaatgctgttggtgcacatgacaggagggtctccagcacaaatatcacacccatctctggatggagctgcaccttcaacagacagaaaaaaaacaatcaggcatcagaaagacaagaaatacagtataattttccagcattaaacaacaagaaaaacaggatactaaggtgatcgccggccactactaGACGACCAATACTAGACAGCAAGCCTGTTAAATGATTCATAGTAGTTAAACACTGTTTATCATTTTTGAATGTTAAAATTGTTGTAAATGTGTAAGATGAGACAAGATAAGATCATCCTTTTATAGTCCCGCGACAGGGAAATTTACgatgttacagcagcacaggGACAGTCACAGAAGAACAGTGTAAGTATGCAAAAATAAGGTAAAGGAAAAATACTTACCAAAATAAGGAATTCAAGTTCTGTGCGGAATAACAATATATACAGTAGAAGAGATCACACTATATACAAGCAGAAAGAATATTTCATAATATTGCACGAGCATTCAAGTGATGTACACTCGTGTACAACATCACTTGAGTATCTCTTGAGTATACTGCACAGAATGTGTGGTATTATTGCAAATGGATAAAAAATTGTTACTATAGCGATATTAATGAAATGAGCGGACTGAGTGGTCTACTGGGAACAGTGCTGGTTGTGGAGTCTGATAGTAGCAGGAGGGAAGGATTTACGGTATCGCTCCTTCACATACTTGGGGTGGAGCAGCCCATCACCGAAGGAGCTTTCCAGTACAGTCAGGGTGTCATGCATGGGGTGGGAAGCCTTCTCCAGCAAGGATGACAGCTTAGCCATCATCCTCCTTCCTCCCACCTTCTACACTGAGTCCAGGGGACAGAGCTGGCCTTCCTAATCACTTTGTCAAGTCTCCTCCCCTCAGCACTTCTGatactgctgctccagcagaacACTCTGTAAAAAATGGATGATGCCATTATAGAGTcaaagaaggtcctcaggagtgccCCCTGCACTCCAAAGGACCTGAGTGACCTCAGTAGGTAGTCTGCTTTGGCCTTTCTTGTAAAGTGCAGTAGTGTTGTTTGACCAGTCCAGTTTATTGTTTAGGtaaacacccaggtacttgtaagaGTCCGCAATCTCAATATCTGTTCCCTGGATCTTCACTGTGTCAGTGGAGCGCACCTGTTCCTGTGGAAATCCACTACCAGCTCTTTCGTTTTCCCTGCATTGATCTGGAGGCGGTTTCCCTGCCACCAGTACACAAAGTCCTGAGGCACCTCTCTGTACAGTTTTcctgaaaactgtaacgaacactacataggtgagactaagcaacctttacacaaaaggctataccagcactgcagagagggttccagtggacctcagtctgcagttcatctccaccttaaagagactaaccacacatttgagggcaaggaagttaaaatcttagccagagagaagaaatggtttgagagaggggtcaaggaggcattctatgtgatgaaacagttgaaacccagccttaaccggggagggggtctgagacacgctttgttccctgtttacaatggggtactcaggtcaaagcagtttcagtcttttgttcatggtaatgagtcattcacgtcatcaggagagtcgtcaagggagccatcaggaaaggcatccatcccatcattaggcggGACAGCTGCcctatcattaggagggtgctaactagagcacaatagttgctaattagagctattgtttagtcactagcctatagcagtctgcctctcggtaggaggggtctggttaggtttaaaactccagcttttgtggcttctgtttattcttctctacaagagtcaagacagaagtcagactaccagagcaagaattgtagctgaggaagcttctgcgatttgaagcgaaatgtcctcacgtcaagcaacccagtccagtcgaagattcaagcttctctactatggaaaccacctggacaacagagCCTACACAGGCCACGGAGTCTTGCAatccaggaaaactcctctgtgaagcggctgtgtgtgtgtgtgtgtgtgtgtgtgtgtgtgtgtgtgtgtgtgtgtgtgtgtgtgtgtgtgtgtgtgtgtgtgtgtgtgtgtgtgtgtgtgagaatcagTTTGCTGCGGCGGAGAGGAGTGTTAAGAGCTGAGGTGACTGACTCTCACTGCTGTTCATGGACATTTGTGAGACACCTTCTGTTGCTGATATTTGTAAagccattgtttatttatttcagccaaTGCACTGGGGAGAGGCGGACGCTCCGTCacgacctgaatcaaacatttgagaaagcccCACATTAAATAACAAGGGGGTTTTATTAAACCAGATTAGAAAGACAAAGCAGCTGGTCTACTTTGTGTCAgcttgatcccgtcagatctcagaagctaagtagaacaggatctggttagtacttggatgggggacctctttggaacaccagcggctgtgtgtgtttctccaggtaaaactggagttgcatcaggacgggcatgcggcgtaaaacttgtgtcaattaccactgcggatctggctgtatccactgtggtgaccccgaacaaaaccggaaGCAGCCAAATTTGCAACGACAACAGATtagaaagacaaaatcagccagggaATGTCAATTTactcagactgacttcaaatataagtaaattaagtattttttataaaatgttttagtggtttcatgttgagttttgtgAATGAGGAAGTGACCGTCCTGAAAGCGCTTTATGTATTCAgagcgggtgtgccatctagtgttcaagaaatGAAACTTCATCAAATCGAGGCTTGCATTTTAGATGTACCTTCCGGAAAATTATAccagtagttttgagatctgcacaataaatgttttcaaaattacattatatccatttttattttttgttgtcatttttatttatttattttgatcaatttacctttgctgGGACCTATTCAGAaacacattataatttttacactcaAGTTTATATCGCGATATATACCATTATCGTGAAAGGATTAAATTTATACcgcaatatgaattttaggtcataccgTGGAGCCCTAGCTGTCGCTGAGTGACACTGGGGTTCCGTCCTCTGTGGATCAACCAAGATCTTTTGTGACGGCCTCCAATGAGTGTttgaggggggagggggggtggtccTTTGCCTTGGAGGCCTGCTGTCCATAAGGGGTCATGCTGGGTGATGGATTTTATCGTCCGGTTCCAAACCTTGGACAGTCTTCAACGACCTCTAGGACTCCATTAACCATCTGCTCACTCCCCTCAACCTCTCAAGCATACTAGAAGGAAAAATGGACCTAGAGAACAAGTTGTCCACCTTGTTCATGATTCCCTGCTCAGAAGTAGATGCTTCAGAGGTTGGGGGCATTTTGTCACAGTGTCCTGCCAAGCATATATTTTGCAAAGATGTACCTGATGGAACCACACAGACTTAAGGAACTTAAAGGATTCATAGTATATAGTGAAAATACCAACTGGAGATATGAATCATTCATTACCAACAGTGCTACTTTGATCATTTACAATGCAACAATTTTATCACTGTTCTATGGATGTGATTCTGAGGACTCTCCCATTTCTATCACATTTTCTtcctttgcttgttttttgattCCACCCTGCAGATTTTCTTCATGAACCCTCGGTACATTCTTTTCATCCACCTGGTGGTCAACGACATGATCCAACTGACGCTGAcagtcctcctcttcctcctcagcTACATCATCTACAAAATAAATGTATCCATCTGTTGCGTATTAATGCTGATTGCACTCTTCACCACTGAAAACACTCCTTTGAATCTGGCTTGCATGGCGGTGGAGTGCTACATCGCTGTCTGCCTCCCCCTTCGTCACTCTCAGATTTGTACGGTCAGGAGAACACGAATGCTGATTGGTCTCATCTGGTTTGTAAGTGTGTGTTCTGTTCTACCTGATCTCTTCTTTACGTTGGCCACTGAGCCTCTGAACTTTTTTAAATCCCAAGTGTTCTGTGTCAGAGAGACCATCTTCATGAATCCTCACTTGATCAGGAAGAGGGACTTTACCTACATAGCGTATCTAATTGTTGTATGTTTGACTATTGCTTACACTTACTTCATGATTGTGTTCACTGCAAAGTCTGCTAAAGAAGGTGCAAAGAAAGCCATGAACACAATCCTCCTCCACGGTTTCCAGCTGCTGCTGTGTATGGGTGCATATGTAACTCCACTGTTAACACCTGCTTTGAAAGAATGGTTCCCTGAGAATTACACAGACTCCCTCTTTGCTTGTTACATTATTGTGCAGATTTTGCCACGATCCATCAGTCCAATAATCTACGGCGTCAGAGACAATACCTTCAGGAAGTACCTCAGAAAGCAATTATTGTGTAAAGGGAACATACAGTAAACAACACTGAAGGAGTGTAAAACTGACTGTCACACTCTGGGTTAAAAGTGGCAATAGAAGAGACAGCAgagtgactaaataataaaccctaaccataacactaataaagtcagccgtgtgggatggaagctgacatcatcgtcaaagttttgcgAGATAAATTTATtgctcagtcccatgtacagtaaaacttacctaaaccgtcatcatataaactagATATTTGCAGTCATCGGACCAAAAAATGCAAAtgtttttgcattgttttccatgtaataaacaccgtatataactgattttgtacaatggattttcaCTCATATAGGATAAACTGTCCcgtccaatcgcaatgtatttccattaaaaaccctgagcagtctggacatgcacagtaacagaggtacaaattaaacttCAGCGctgacactcactgatttgaggaaagtgggaccggagtcatttccttgattaaaagtctgaccgtttattttttttcatactgtgttcagactcggacccacGGCCTgggcgtgcacctgttaaatcagacacaaaggcTGGCCTCCTTTGATTACCTGTGTCACCTCATAGCCGCTGGGACTCCGAGGTGACGACAGGCATGCCTGACATTTCTTTTTCCAGAAGAACCAAACGTGGGAGTTGGCAGTCCATGCTTCAGGTAGCTGTTTGATTTACCAGAGCCAACCAGGGAGGAGGACTTCTTTCAGGGTTTGCTCTCACAATAATGCTTCTATGGCTTCCAAAAATTGTGGAAAAATCAATTTTtacaaatgtctttgtaaaaatttaaaaaggcttaggactgggggggggggggtcacgtgGGTTCACCGAGCAAGATGGACGCTTGGAAGAGCTCTCCCGATTGAGGCCCTCGAGTTTACTTTATTTCGCTATCAAAATTTGCTTCTCAGTAACAAATGGTTGTTACTGGCTGACTCCAAATGTTATCGGGTGGAGTGGTATTTGTTTTGGAGTGAACAATGATGACCAGGACACCAGCGGCTAAACAAAGTGTGGTTGCTAGCAGTGTGGCGGGTAATCCGAGGCCCGCTAGCCAAACTGCGGACGCCAGTGTGTTAATGGAAATACAACAGTCTCTACAGAAAGCTATGGAAGAAATGG
It encodes:
- the LOC117506419 gene encoding odorant receptor 131-2-like translates to MNTSSANITVVTSYRDSFVKAVAKNVTVVILAISIIYINANLIHTFRKHQIFFMNPRYILFIHLVVNDMIQLTLTVLLFLLSYIIYKINVSICCVLMLIALFTTENTPLNLACMAVECYIAVCLPLRHSQICTVRRTRMLIGLIWFVSVCSVLPDLFFTLATEPLNFFKSQVFCVRETIFMNPHLIRKRDFTYIAYLIVVCLTIAYTYFMIVFTAKSAKEGAKKAMNTILLHGFQLLLCMGAYVTPLLTPALKEWFPENYTDSLFACYIIVQILPRSISPIIYGVRDNTFRKYLRKQLLCKGNIQ